The DNA segment CGGTCGACGCAGCCTGCTTTCGGTGTTGATCATCGCCATTGCGGTATTTGCACTCACCAGTGCGGGTGGTTATGGGCTTTACACCTACGAATCCTTAAGGGAATCGACCGCGCGCGATACTGGTCATCTCACTTTGAGCACGCCGGGCTATTTTGAACAAGACGAAGACATGCCATTGAGCAATGGTCTAGACAACGTTCAAGCGCTAACCAAGAGCATCATTGGTGACAGTGACGTGCGTGGCGTACAGCCGCGAGTCTATTTTAGTGGCTTGGTGTCTAACGGCAGCAAATCGACCATCTTTATGGGAACGGGCGTCAATGAGCGTGAGTTCGACATGAAAGGGCCGTTTCTTGATGTGCGCAGCGGGCAAACTCTGTCGGATGTGAAATCCCCAAGATACGACAGCCAAGAACCACAAGTCATGCTGGGAACTGATCTGGCTCGTAACCTCAAAGTTGTGGTTGGCGATTGGGTGACACTGCTTGCAACCACCAGTGACGGTGCTTTGAACGCGTTTGATTTTAAGGTGCAGGGTATCTATTCGACGGGTGTGCCTGAGCTGGATAAGCGTCAGCTGTATGTTCATATCACGACCGCTCAAGAGCTTTTGGCTTCAGACAAAGTGAGCACCTTGTCGGTATTCCTTTTTGAAACCAGCAAGACCTCGACCGTTCAACAGCGTATTCAAACGGCTTTGGATCGAAATAGCGCGAGCCAAAGCGAACAAGGTACAGAGATCACCCCATGGTAAGATCGTGCGTTTTTCTACACCAAGGTTAAAGATCTTTACGACCGGATCTTCGGCATCATGGGCGCAGTGATGGCGTTGGTGGTGTTCGTGTCTTTGTTTAACACCATGACCATGTCGGTGACGGAGCGCACTCGTGAAATTGGTACCTTGTCGGCACTCGGGAGTTACCCCTCTGAAATCGTAGCGAGCTTCTTAAAAGAGGCGGGATTGCTGGCTGTGATTGGCAGCGCGATCGGTGCGTTAGTGAGTGGTTTAGTGTCGCTGTTATTGCTGGTCGTTGATATACAGATGCCGCCACCTCCCGGCAGAACCGAGGGTTACCCACTCAACATTTACTTCTCATTGGAATTGGTTGGTTACGCCACTTTGGGTGTGCTGACGATATGTTTGCTGGCTGCTTATTTCTCTGCTCGCAAGGGCGTGAATAAGCCAATCACGGAGGCGCTGGTTTATGTATAAATTTACTCGTTTACTCACTGTTTTAGGTTCTGTATTGGTTCTGGTTTTAGTATCGACACCAAGCTGGTCGGTTGATTCACAACAAGTCACTGAGATGATTGCCAAGGCAGACAGCTATCGTTTGAACAGCGCACAAGCCTCTAAGGTAGTGTCTTTGGTGGCGCTGTATCAAGACGAGCAACTGGACAAAACCCGTGAATACAACGTCTACACAAGGCCAAACCGAGAGTCATTAGTGGTCTTTAAATCAGCCGTTGAGGCTGGTCAAAAGATGCTGATGATAGAAGATAATTATTGGCTACTGATGCCGAAATCTCGTCGCCCAATTCGTATCACACCGATGCAAAAGCTATTGGGTGAAGCTTCTGTGGGGGATATCTCGACGCTCACTTGGAGCGAAGATTACCAAGGTGAGTGGGTTGCCGAGCAACAAGTTGAGATGCCGACGGGCGAGACACTCGATACCCATCACTTAAAGCTCGCGGCGAAAACCAAGGGTGCGAGTTATCAGTCGATTGATCTGTGGTTAACAGCAGACCGAGCGTTTCCAGTTAAAGCGGATCTGTATCTGCGTTCAGGAAAACTGGCGAAACAAGCATGGTTTACCGAAGGCGTGCGAGATGGATTACCAACCGTTGTGTCGATGACCCTGCTCGATAAGATTCAACCAAGCAAGAAAACCGTGATTGAGTACCGCGAAGTGATTGAACAAAGCTTGGAAGACAAATACTACAACCCTGCCTACCTATCGCGTAACAGCGTGTCTGGACTTTAGGTGAGCGTCATGAAAGCTTCCAATCGCCGATTCCACATCAAGTATTCAGCCGTTACTTTGCTTGCTTTGTCTTGTGTGAGTAACACGATTCAAGCGGACGATCTGAACTTGGCGTGGGATTGGCAACTCAGTGCAGAAGCCGTTGAATCGCGAGAGTCGCCATTCAGCCCCTTACCATCTGATAATCGTCAGTCATTCAATGGCTTGCTGGATCTTGAGGTTGGATATGGCAATTGGCTTGGTCTGTTCGCAGTGAAAGCCAACGATATTCTAAGCAATAACCCTCAACAACAAGACGCGAGCTTTGAGTCTGAATTCATTGTGCGTGAGTTGTTTTGGCAAGGTGGGATTGAACTGTCCAATTCACTCGTTGGTGATCACTACCTCGATGTGACACTCGGCAAGGTTCGTTTGGATTGGGGCGTGGGTTATGGCTATCGACCGTTAGACATCATCAAGCCTTATCGACAAAACCCGGTGGGCATTGTCGCAGAAGAGGGCGCGGGTGTGGCCTCGGCGTCACTGTTCGATATGACGGGAGAATGGACACTGCTTTACAGCGATTCGTCATGGACTTCTCAAGACGTAAATGAATTCGAAAAGCAGAACCAACAACAAGGCTTTGGGCTGCGTCGTTATAACCTGGTGGGCGATCACGAATATCAATGGGTCGCTTATTATGACGATGTACGTCACGGCTTGCTTGGGGCGAGTTTAGTGTCGGTGTTGAACCTCGCTTGGGAGTTTCATGGCTCGGTGGTCTATCAACGACAAAGCCTTGGCTATAGTCAGCCTAACTTACTGCTTAAACCGGTTTATCTTGAAGAGCAGGGCGAAGCTTATCAAGCGTTGGCAGGACTAACATGGGCCAATGACACGGGTCACAATGTGGTCTTGGAATATTGGTTTGATAGCCGCGCTTGGAGCAATTCTGAATGGCAAAGTGCAATAGAAAGTGCTGAGTCTTTGTCGGTTAATTCGATGACATCTTCGTTGGCCGGTTCTTATGCTCAAGGTTATCAGCACGCCAATTTGGTTCAACACAACATCATGTTTCATTGGTCTCTGGATTCGACACATGGCTGGCTTGAAGATATCACGCCAACATTCGATGTGATGTTGTCTCCTCAAGACGGCGGCTTTATTGCGACCCAGTGGCTCAACTATCAGGCTTTAGATAATGGCAATTCATCGTTGGATTTGGAACTTGCTGCACGCTTTCTAGGCGGTAAAAGTGATTCTGCTTACGCCAACTTACCCGATAGTCATATGATTCTCTTAAATATCAAAGGACGATTTTAATGGACACTTTTTCAAACAGTCAGTTTCCATGGATTAAAAGCTTCACGCTGACCACTCTGTTTTGTTTCGTCATCGCCATCACCACTCAAACGATTTGGGGCGGAGACCTTGTGGTCAATCTCGCGATAAGCTTTGGTTTTGGTTACAGCGCGGTGGGTTCTTCTTTCATCTTAGTGAAGTTGTTTAAGAGGACATCCCGAACGCTTGAAGTGGGTATCTCAATGGTGATCGCGATGACCTTTGGTACCTTGAACGCGCACTATTGGTTGAACGGGTATTTTGGGGCCAATATCTCGGACCTTAAATCTGTCGTGTTGCTCGGTGTGATCTTCTGTTCGGTTTGCTATTACTATTTCTACTCAAGAGAGAAGCAGCTCCGTGCCGATAATGAATTGGAAGTGGCCAAGCGTCGTCAGGCCGACCAAGAAAAGGTGGTGGTGCTCAGTCAGCTTAAACAACTGCAAAGCCAAATTGAACCGCACTTCTTGTTCAACACGCTTGCGACCATCAATGTATTGATTGAGAGTGACAGCGCGAAAGCCAAGTTGATGCTCGAAAAACTCACCGACTTGCTGCGTGTGACTTTGAAAAACAGCCGCACCGAGCAATCGACCATCGCACAAGAGGTCGACTTGTTAGACGCTTATCTTAATATCCAAAAGATACGTTTGGGTGAGCGCTTAGCGTTTTCGATTGAAACACACGAAATTAGCGATTTGCAGGTGATTCCACCGTTCTTGATTCAACCCTTGGTCGAGAATGCACTTACACACGGCATCGAGCCCAAAGCGGCGGGTGGCCAAGTGAATATTCGTATTACTCAACAAGCCCAGCAGCTAAAAATTGAAGTGGCTGATAATGGCGCAGGGCTGAAAATGCCTTCTGCGAATACGGGTCACGGTGTTGGGTTAAGCAATATTCGTCAAAGAATTGAAACCCTTTATGGTGATAAGGCGAGCCTAACGATTACTGAACAAGCTAAAGGCGGGGTAGTCTCGACGATTTTGTTACCGCTGACTGACGCAGCCGCTTAGAATTACAGACCAGAAAGCACAGAACAGTGACGAAAAATAGACGATTTACAGTGTGAATTTAAAGGACTAACCATGAACAACCCAGCAGTACAGCCGAGCGTAACGGCGATTATCGCAGACGATGAAGCACTGTTAAGGCACCACTTAGACAAGAGCCTTGCTGAGGTTTGGCCGGAACTCGAGATCGTTAGCAAGGCACAAAACGGTTTGGAGGCAATGCAGAGTATTCAGCAGCTTAAGCCCGACGTGGCTTTTCTCGATATCCGTATGCCAGAGCTGGATGGTATCTCACTAGCGAAACAACTCAACAAGCTAGATTCACCGCCATTGATTGTGTTCATTACGGCTTATGACGAATACGCAGTCAAAGCTTTTGAACATAATGCGATGGATTACCTACTTAAGCCAATCAACGAAGAGCGCTTACTGGCCACATGTCAGAAGGTGCAAGCGCGTTTGTCGAGCAGCCAAACGCAAACAGGTAATCCCCTTGAACAACCTGATATCACGGCGTTAATGGCTCAGCTTCAACAGCTATCACAATCGACGTCACAGCAAACGCAGCCTCCTTATCTATCGCAGCCCCTTTATCAACAGCAGAAGAAACATCTCACGTGGCTCAAAGCCAGTGTCGGAGAAGACATTCACTTAATCGCAGTCGATGATGTGGCTTACTTCAAAGCGGAAGACAAGTACGTGTCTATATTCAAAAAAGGCCAAGGCAGTTTGCTAGAGGAATTTATTCTTCGCGTGTCTCTAAAAGAGCTGATTGCGCAGCTTAACCCAGATGAGTTTTGGCAGATCCATCGCTCGGTGGTGGTTAAAGTGTCGGCCATTGATAAGGTGAAGAAAGGGCTCTCAGGTCAGATGTCGGCGTATGTTTCTGGAGAAAAATTACCGATCAGCCGTGCTTCGCAAGCGCTCTTTAAGGGGATGTAGCGAACAAGCTTAAAGGTATGTAGCCATTGATTTTAAATGGATGTAGTTAGCGAGTTTAAAAGGATGTATTAGGCTCTATCAAAACGCTGCTTTAAACGAGCACAGTCGATCTTACATAACGTATGGTGATTTATAAAATAAAGATCTAGATCACAAAGGTACTCATCCGGTTCAATATTAAATAATAATCGTTAACTCAATCTGTATATTGTCGATGAATGACATTAAGAGGTTGTTATGAAAACATATTATTTAGCGGCGGCTGTATGCCTCACCTTGGTTGGCTGTAGTTCAACATCAAGTATCACCGAAACCTTAATCCAGCCGGATCCGGCATGGACATCAGGCCAGCTAGAAAATGGCCTTACCTACCATGTTTATCCAGATCATGAAGAATCCGTATCTGTTCGTTTAGTCGTGCACGCGGGTTCGTTCCAAGAGACTGACCAACAAGAAGGTTATGCGCACTTTTTGGAGCACATGGCATTCAATGGCAGTAAAAATTTCTCTCAAAATGACGTGATTCGTCTATTCGAAGATGCAGGCGCTAGCTTTGGTGCTGATATCAATGCCTACACTTCTTACCAAGAAACTGTGTATCAATTAGATTTACCTGACAATGTCCAATTACAGTCTGCCCTGACGTGGATGCGAGACATTGGTGATGCTCTGGATCTATCAAGTTCAGAAGTCGAAAAAGAGAAAGGTGTGATTCTTGGTGAGTTCCGTTATGCACGCTTAGACGACAAGCCATTCGCAGAACAGTTTTTAGACCACTTCATTGAGGGTGGTCAGTATGAAGGCCAAGATGCACTTGGTACTAAAGAGTCTGTACTCAGCGCGACTTCCCAAGGGCTAAATAACTTTTATCAGACTTGGTATCAACCTCAGAACGTTGAGGTGATTGTCTCCGGTGACATTGACATAAAAACCGTCATTCCATTAATTGAACAGAAGTTTTCAGATTGGCAGCGAGGACAAACTCCCAAGCCAGTAAAACAAAGAATTACCACCTTTAATGAAGGTGATTATATTGAGTATGCAGAATCGGAAGCGCCAAGTATCTCTTTGATGATCAACCGAGGGGCAAGTGCGGTAGACACTCGCGCGCAACAGCATCAACTTTGGCTTGATGAGACAGCACAGCAACTGATCAGGCAGCGACTTAATACCAAGTTCAATGATGCGGCTTTGCCAACTCAATGGATAAGTTCCAAACATTATTCTATGGAATATCAGCGCTATTCATTGGTGGATGTTGGCTTTCCTGTCGGCGCTCGTGAGGTGACTCAAAAGGAGCTAATCGCGACATTGGCATCTCTGCGTGATTATG comes from the Vibrio splendidus genome and includes:
- a CDS encoding LytR/AlgR family response regulator transcription factor, with amino-acid sequence MNNPAVQPSVTAIIADDEALLRHHLDKSLAEVWPELEIVSKAQNGLEAMQSIQQLKPDVAFLDIRMPELDGISLAKQLNKLDSPPLIVFITAYDEYAVKAFEHNAMDYLLKPINEERLLATCQKVQARLSSSQTQTGNPLEQPDITALMAQLQQLSQSTSQQTQPPYLSQPLYQQQKKHLTWLKASVGEDIHLIAVDDVAYFKAEDKYVSIFKKGQGSLLEEFILRVSLKELIAQLNPDEFWQIHRSVVVKVSAIDKVKKGLSGQMSAYVSGEKLPISRASQALFKGM
- a CDS encoding sensor histidine kinase — its product is MDTFSNSQFPWIKSFTLTTLFCFVIAITTQTIWGGDLVVNLAISFGFGYSAVGSSFILVKLFKRTSRTLEVGISMVIAMTFGTLNAHYWLNGYFGANISDLKSVVLLGVIFCSVCYYYFYSREKQLRADNELEVAKRRQADQEKVVVLSQLKQLQSQIEPHFLFNTLATINVLIESDSAKAKLMLEKLTDLLRVTLKNSRTEQSTIAQEVDLLDAYLNIQKIRLGERLAFSIETHEISDLQVIPPFLIQPLVENALTHGIEPKAAGGQVNIRITQQAQQLKIEVADNGAGLKMPSANTGHGVGLSNIRQRIETLYGDKASLTITEQAKGGVVSTILLPLTDAAA
- a CDS encoding outer membrane lipoprotein-sorting protein, whose translation is MYKFTRLLTVLGSVLVLVLVSTPSWSVDSQQVTEMIAKADSYRLNSAQASKVVSLVALYQDEQLDKTREYNVYTRPNRESLVVFKSAVEAGQKMLMIEDNYWLLMPKSRRPIRITPMQKLLGEASVGDISTLTWSEDYQGEWVAEQQVEMPTGETLDTHHLKLAAKTKGASYQSIDLWLTADRAFPVKADLYLRSGKLAKQAWFTEGVRDGLPTVVSMTLLDKIQPSKKTVIEYREVIEQSLEDKYYNPAYLSRNSVSGL